The Sesamum indicum cultivar Zhongzhi No. 13 linkage group LG2, S_indicum_v1.0, whole genome shotgun sequence genome contains a region encoding:
- the LOC105156716 gene encoding uncharacterized protein LOC105156716 — translation MSDWGPVFVSVLLFVLLRTALLFQLPGHRRWVEFGNFHTSGAAVMVHALFFFALICVFMIAIRVHLYLG, via the coding sequence ATGTCGGATTGGGGCCCCGTGTTTGTGAGTGTCTTACTCTTCGTATTGCTCAGGACTGCTTTGCTTTTCCAGCTGCCGGGGCACCGCCGTTGGGTGGAATTCGGGAATTTCCACACCAGTGGGGCTGCCGTCATGGTTCatgctttgtttttctttgctCTCATTTGTGTTTTCATGATAGCAATTAGAGTTCATTTGTACCTTGGCTGA